The genomic window gaaagaaagaaagaaagaaagaaagaaagaaagaaagaaaagaaaggaaaggaaaacatgTATGGCTATTTAGGGATCAGAAGTTTTGAGATTGCTGTTTTAGCTTTAACTTTTATCATTAGCATTTCTGATTGGTGGCGAGATATGAGGACTTCATGATATTCAGAATGAATAAATAACTACTGAGCTTACTGAAACATACCATTTCCGTATCTCCTCTTGTGCTAGAACCCACTTACTGTCTGAGGGAGTTATCCTGGTCACAGAAGATGTGAGGAGCCCCTCATGGGTGTGCATGCAGACAAACCAACAGCAAACCCAGTACTCTACAAGCCTTCCTGCTGGGTGGATATTGCAGCCACCCTGTCTGACTCTTTCTCTCTACTTGATGATGGAGATGAAACCTTCTGCACTTATTTCCCTAAGGAAGGGCCTGGGGACTTTAGCCTCTCCTCATCAGCATCCAGGCTATGGATATATCAGATCATCCACATGAGAACAATGTTGcctctgccaggagcacagaCCCTGGGCACAATCTCATTctgcagaaataaaaacattacctATATTCTGTACCACTTACTTGCTGCCCCCACACCAGGATACAATCAGAGTTTTGGAGCATGCCTTTAATATATTATATCTGTGTCTTTCCTGGTACAATTTCAATCACTGCAGAACACTTGATGGCAAGAATAAGATCATTGGGGGAACAGCCCAGCACTGGCAGACCTGATGAAAAAGGCAgatcttgtatttatttatatgaagaaAAGGGAGAACTGTGTCTGTAGACAGTGTAGGTACATGCAGCTGTGTACTTGTGAGCTCACATGGCTCTGCAGCTACAGCCCAGACTTGATGGTTGTACTCAGGATCCCAGAACTTCAGAGCCCTTTCCAGGAAggcctagagtacaggtgaggccTAGAGTACAAGGTGAGGCTCAGTAGCCATTTATTTATTCTGAATATCATGAAGTCCTCCTATCTTGCCACCAATCAGAAATGCTATTGATAAGGGCTAAAGCTAAAACAACAATCGCAAATCTTCAGGAGTCAGGTCTTCTCAGATCCAGGATGGCTAAGAGAATACCTGTAAAATGTCAAGAGTTTGGTGACCGACTGCAGACCCCAGATACCAGGATTTCACAGTTACTCCTGCAACTGGTAACTGGTATGTCTCTGAGTGGGGGAGCTGGCCGACAGGACCCCTGTATACTGAACCCTAGAGCAGGGATATGGGACCCCCAAACCAGGCCTTCACAGCAAGGCTGAGCAGCCGGGTTCCTGGGGGTCTGGGGAAAGGGAAACCAGTCCCTTCCATGGCCATAAACCGGGCTGTTCAATGGATCTTCTTGCACTGGGGTACTTTCTCTTCAGTCCTCATATCCAAAAATGTACGAGTGCTatacaaacaacaactgccacatacaaacaacaactgccacatacacacatctttcttttcttctagtccatctactatctgaaaaaaaacacaaaagagcatactaaagcttctgctattgtgttaacgactttattggtgatacaataattgtcacAAATATATCTGCTATtgaactttccttttctttttcaaattctttgtttttttattttagatctcctattttctttatatttttgataactttgcttcctgtcatcctgaaacaaatgcattatgatcagttATTTCAACTATGATGcactttcttttaataaatttacttaaaaataccAAGCATTGAAGTGTGGCAATACCTAGTCAAGGAACCCACATTTAGCAGCAAATATTCTGGAAGCCAAGTAGTGTGGCTTTTCCAAGAATGTAAATATCTGCATCAGTGCCCTGGTTTAGAAACTTCACCAGGTTTTTTTCATAGAGGAGTGGGTGGTAGGAGCCCATGGTACATGCAGTGTCGAAGAACTTCCCGTAATAGTGGCACAAGTCAGTCTTCCGCATGGATGGAAGGAATTCATAAATGTCTACCTGGTCACACAGTGTCATCATGAGGATGATGCCAAGCATGCCGGAGGATGGAGGATTTGGCTGAATCTCCTCCGGGGCCAtttcctgaagaatgtcccaaaGCTCCCAAGGCATCTGGGGCTTGAGGATGTAAAAGGGCTGATTGGGATGCAGCTTTCGGTAGCtcttataattttcaaaaaaaccaTACTCGGGATTTTTATACCACTTTGGGATATCTGAGTGGTACACAGAAGGGTCCCACACAACCAGGATTCCTTCATTATATAGACTGTCCTTGAGGAACCTCTGGCCTTTAACCAACTGAGAGTTCATTAGACGAATGGTGGTTTTGGTGCCTACATCAAGCTGGAAGTTGTCTGTGGGTGCTGCATTAAACCTCAGGATGGCATCGTGATCATCTATTTCTGGGCCCAGTTGAGAGGACTTCAGAGATCCTGCTGATGAGACAACAGCACACTGGCCCCATAGCCTAGTCATGGTCCTAATGTTCTCCTTGGGGAGGAAACCCTTCCATTCAGAGGTGTTGAAGGGAAAATCTGAGGCATCCACCATGGAGACATTCACTCGGTCCCGAAGGTGACAGCTTAGGGATTCTGCACTGAACTTGACACCTGGCCCTGGCCCCTTGTAGGACACATTGTACTTATTCAGTTTCAGATAATACTTCCAGACATTCTTCAGTTTAGGGTTAATGTTTTTGGAAGAGCTATCCCTGTTCCACACCAGGTGGGAGTTCTCTAGTTTGGTCTTAGATGGACCCCTGAGTCTTCTGAGGTCTTGTTTACCCCTGAGAGTATCCTGAATGCTGTTTGAAGACACAGACCTGAAATTGGAGTCCACAATCTTCTTCTGCAGACTCTTCGAGGCCTGAAATTCCTTTCTTCGCAACTGAAGGGAATCATACTCATCCCCTTTCTTCATATCTTTCCACACACATATAGTCGCAAATAAGAGACAGACCAGCACGATGCACCTGaactttttcttcacttttctgtGAACCATAATGAAGGGCGGATTCAAAAAAGACACTCTGTTCTGAGCAGAAAAACAATCCTGCTTGCTTCTTGCTGCAGGTCCTCCAGGACTTCAGGAAGAGGCACTCTTCTTCATGGAAAGGATGCTGACTTTATAGGGTCTGGAGGACAAGGCTCATTAGACTATGAATGACTAAACACCATCTCTGTACAGGTACAAAGAGAGCCTGCCCTAGGGGTTGAGCACACCCAGGGAGGCCAGTTCATTTCAGCTGGGCTTCGGTAGAGCTCCTCTTGGGCAGCTGACCGAGAAGCTCAGTACATGAGCTTCTACATTGCCTGCAGGGAATAAAAAACCTTCTATGGACATTTTTGAAAGATAGGAGTATGTAAAAATGTAGAATAATCCCAGTTAGATATGTGAGAGCAAATTTAAGATCATGGGAATTAATACAATGTCTACATAACAATCACTCCTTTTCTCTTAGGAATCTTCTTTATCCCATCTACATAATCCTAAATAGTCTCATACCTTAGTTAAACTGGGCATATTTTAACCTAGAACCAATAGTTTCAATCTGTAACTGGTGGATGGAATATAACATACAGAACTCAAGAGGTGTTTTGGtcatggttttctttgtatagaggTTACGTACATGTACTGAAAGAGAATGATACTGAAGAAAAGACAGGAGCATTAGTGACATACATGtcaggaataaaaaagagaaatattgttCTCCATTCTAAGATCCACCTGTGATCATTGACCTTCCTTCAGATTTGTTTCAATGTCCTTTTGGTAATTCAACCCTACACCTTTGTCTTCGTCCAAGTTGAGTTTATTTGGACTATAAGATAACTTTATAAGTATAGACTAATCAGTGTTTCACCATTGATTAAAATGTAATTTCAGAATAGATTGCAATTTGGTATGGTCAAAGGACACACTATAAGTGAGTGGTGGAGCCATTAAAGCTTTTAAGTAGAATATTACAGCCAGAGATTTCATTCTTAGGACATCATTTGTGAAACTGTAGAAGATTGATTTAATGGGTGGAATGGGAAAGACTCAAATCAGGGAGAATAGAAGTCAGAGGAAACAACTCTTTAAACAATTTTAACAACTttgatttacaatgttattgaTAACTGAAATTAGGCatttaatatttcaacatcagTTCCACCAATAGtgttcccatactccatcatATCCATCTTCACAACCTCAGCCCATCCTATCTCCTTGGCAGGCACTTTACAAATTTAGTaatagatctcatgttttcagtgtggtTGACTTTGTGTTTTAGATTTATAGCTGTACCACTCTCTCACACACCAGTACAATGGAGACTCCAATCCCTGTTCCCTCATTATTTCCTTTCCTCATCTTCCTTTCTGCcttgatttcttgccttctgtgtCCTCCTCCCTAATCCTTGGGGTCTAGGGTGATCTAAGTATTCCCCTTTACtacatttaattttctcattcagctattttcttttttttttttttttttttttggttttggggccacacacatttgacg from Suncus etruscus isolate mSunEtr1 chromosome X, mSunEtr1.pri.cur, whole genome shotgun sequence includes these protein-coding regions:
- the LOC125999351 gene encoding beta-galactoside alpha-2,6-sialyltransferase 1-like, translated to MVHRKVKKKFRCIVLVCLLFATICVWKDMKKGDEYDSLQLRRKEFQASKSLQKKIVDSNFRSVSSNSIQDTLRGKQDLRRLRGPSKTKLENSHLVWNRDSSSKNINPKLKNVWKYYLKLNKYNVSYKGPGPGVKFSAESLSCHLRDRVNVSMVDASDFPFNTSEWKGFLPKENIRTMTRLWGQCAVVSSAGSLKSSQLGPEIDDHDAILRFNAAPTDNFQLDVGTKTTIRLMNSQLVKGQRFLKDSLYNEGILVVWDPSVYHSDIPKWYKNPEYGFFENYKSYRKLHPNQPFYILKPQMPWELWDILQEMAPEEIQPNPPSSGMLGIILMMTLCDQVDIYEFLPSMRKTDLCHYYGKFFDTACTMGSYHPLLYEKNLVKFLNQGTDADIYILGKATLLGFQNICC